ATTCAATTGGCAATTGAATAATTCTTAATTGAATCCCATGAGAATTTTTTTCTAACCTGATCTTTTCATTCGTTCTGGTTAACATTCGTCAAACAAATTGATTTAATTGCCATGAAACGAATTTTATACCCACTACTTGCTGTTTTTCTTTTAGTATCCTGCAAAAGCTCTTCCGGTGAAGACGCCACTAATACTGGCATTGATGGGCCTTTGGACCCTTATGCTCAAAACGCGGCTCTCGGAAGGGGTATTAATTTAGGTAATGCCCTGGAGGCACCTAGCGAAGGTGAGTGGGGTATTGTTCTTCAGTCAGAATGGTTCCGACTTATTAAGGAAGCTGGCTTTAACAGTGTCCGAATTCCTATTCGCTGGTCAGCGCATACTTCAGAAGAAGCTCCCTACACCATTGATGAAGATTTCTTCCTTCGGGTAGATTGGGCTATACAGCAAGCGTTAAACAATGATCTCATGGTAATGATTAATATCCACCACTATGAAGAAATCTTTGAGCAGCCTGCCCAGGAACGCGACAAATTCCTTTCGATTTGGGAGCAGATTTCCGAGAGATACAAAGATCAGCCTAAAGAAGTCCTTTTCGAAATTCTTAATGAACCCCATAATGAGCTTACTGCAGA
This DNA window, taken from Balneola sp., encodes the following:
- a CDS encoding glycoside hydrolase family 5 protein; this encodes MKRILYPLLAVFLLVSCKSSSGEDATNTGIDGPLDPYAQNAALGRGINLGNALEAPSEGEWGIVLQSEWFRLIKEAGFNSVRIPIRWSAHTSEEAPYTIDEDFFLRVDWAIQQALNNDLMVMINIHHYEEIFEQPAQERDKFLSIWEQISERYKDQPKEVLFEILNEPHNELTAELWNDLLPLGLEKIREHNPYRTVVIGAAEWGGVPGLLKLDIPDDGNLIVTVHYYEPFQFTHQGASWVDGANAWLGTSWDGTAAEVAAVENHFQTIVDWGEDRGVPINIGEFGAFSAADSPSRGRWTEAIVSFALENDMSYHYWEFASGFGIYNPNDGSWDVELLRALTETE